tttgatgccaagaaacctcccctggtggtgccccagggtggaggctccctttccccgtcaaaaggcatcgagatgggtatgggaagtaaacccattacaatatctcattttgcacaggggatcaggcctctgctttccctcactgatttggtgccgcgcttgataaggcaataggctgttccatcttatatatatatagatagggggagatgttgggagccgcagtgattcgccattacaagatggtgcgggcatcctgtcctcccactagtaaacaactgactgcgcaggtgcaaaaggcagaaagcgcgccaaagtcactgcccatcccggggcataatatggggtgatgagtgaacagccaatcagaagtgaatacgtcactctagggtgtatttaagctgtgcctcttcctgtcttttggtctttccgcttctgctgttacaaggaataaagcctcgtctgtggtaatacccgaatactgcctcacgtgtctctctttcgagggcgaaggggacacgagaggcgcgCGGAACAGATCTGGCAGAGATGTGTCAATTCATTGGCATGATGATGGCACGGATGTGTAGAGGGCACCTCTGATTGGTCGCTCCATCCTTTCCCATGCTCCATGCACTGACTGGGAACCCTATATTAACAGAATCAGTCTTCCCAAATTGCTACTTTCCACTTTTCTCagcgtggtggtttgaatagttatggccacatagactcatgtgtttgaatgcttggccacagggagtggcactattaagatatatggccttgttggaggaagtgtcactgtgggggtggtctTTGAGTTCTCTTAATCTCTAGCTATGCCCACTGTAACAGTCTCCTCTTGGATGCCtttgggtcaagatgtagaactctcagctcctccagtgccatgtctgcctgcaagctgccatgcttccaaccatgaactaaacctctgaaactgtaaggcagacCCAGTGAAATGTTAgcctttataagagatgcctcagtcatggtgtctgttcacagcaatagaaatcccaaCTGAGAAGAAGTCAAGGGAGGAACTGCAGTAGCCAGCTACACTGCATCCAGTCAAGAGCAGCAGCCAGCCATACTGCATCCAGTCAAGAGCAATGAGAAATgaattcatgcatgcatgcttacTGATGTTTATTCTGCTTTTTATTATATAGCTCAGAATCTGTACCTAGAGAACACTGCCACCCATGGTGGAGGAATTGACCCACATTaattagagtcattcagaaaacTCTCTCCCAGGCACGTGCACAGGACAAGTTGAGCTCGAGGATCGCTCACTGAGACTCACATGACTCTAGACTGTGTTAGGAGGACAGTGACAACTGAACATCTCATGCTCCCTCTAACAAAATGGCCCCCTGCCTCAAATCTGTCCAGATCATCTCCACTGACCTCCATGTTCTTTGGGGCTGCTGTCACTAAGGCTCCAGGAGTGTCTTGTGGATCTGGGCAATCTCTTTCAACTTCTCCTCCAGCTCCTGAGCCAGGGCCCGCAGTTCTTTGCCTGACTCTGATTTTGCTCCATCATATAAATCCATGGAGTCCCTTACAAGGGAATACATATCCATTGCGAGGAAGACACCTGCAGTGGCTGCATCCCTGATTCTAGCTTTTTTGGTCATTGCTAGAACAGTGCCTTTAAAGGCATTCTGCACCTGACTAGCGCGTGAGGCAGAGATTCTTCCAGAAGTCATGAGGCGTCTGGCATCTGCTACTAAGCGAGGGTTAGCTGTGGCTACCCTAATGGCCCGAATGTGTTTCCCCAAGGTTTTCAACTGTTTGATGACATTATAGATGGTTTTATCAAGTTTGAATGCATTCTGACCCATGACAAGAACTGTGTTCAGAGTGTCCATGGTGTCTGACATCAGGTCCTTGGCTTTAGCTTCATCTGACCACCTGCTTGTTTGCTCCACAATCTCAGTGGCAGTTCCTGTCACAGTAGCTACTGTCCCCAGCCCCAACCCAGTTGCTGAGAGCAGCAGACTGCCCCCTGCTGTCATAGGTGCCAGAGCTAGACCCAGGATGCTCAGGACTCCTGAGGCAACACTGGTGGAGTTGGTTACCACATTGGAGATGGTGCAGCCCCTGTGCACCTGGTCAAGGTGGTCAGCCAGAGCTCGGAGCTTCCTGATGTTTTCTTGTACCTTCCTTTTCAACTGAGGAAAAGCTTCTACAAACCTCTTCCTGTCCTGCAGTTCTTCTTGAAGACTGTCTTTGTCCTCCAAGGTGGGGAGTTCTAGGAGCAGCTTCAGAGCCTTATGCAATGCAGCTTCCTCATCTCTGTAACAGAAGAGGTCAGAGCATCAGGAAGACAGCCTGTCTCACTGTAAGATGGGCTCCCCTGTGATCTGTCTTGTCAAACCACAGACTTACAATATAAAACCAAGGGGAAGTATTTTACAGATGTGCAGGGCTTTGCATTCTACAAGGAACATTTGATGATCACAGATGCTGCCTGGTCCTTAGTCTGTAGGTGTCAGTGTGTGAAGCCATGTTAAGACACAC
The window above is part of the Arvicanthis niloticus isolate mArvNil1 chromosome 13, mArvNil1.pat.X, whole genome shotgun sequence genome. Proteins encoded here:
- the LOC117719070 gene encoding apolipoprotein L3-like codes for the protein MASRVLRRQFIQDITEYLQDTVSRKDLQLLLAKDEAWKVLVAEAELSRDEEAALHKALKLLLELPTLEDKDSLQEELQDRKRFVEAFPQLKRKVQENIRKLRALADHLDQVHRGCTISNVVTNSTSVASGVLSILGLALAPMTAGGSLLLSATGLGLGTVATVTGTATEIVEQTSRWSDEAKAKDLMSDTMDTLNTVLVMGQNAFKLDKTIYNVIKQLKTLGKHIRAIRVATANPRLVADARRLMTSGRISASRASQVQNAFKGTVLAMTKKARIRDAATAGVFLAMDMYSLVRDSMDLYDGAKSESGKELRALAQELEEKLKEIAQIHKTLLEP